A section of the Acanthochromis polyacanthus isolate Apoly-LR-REF ecotype Palm Island chromosome 1, KAUST_Apoly_ChrSc, whole genome shotgun sequence genome encodes:
- the fam241a gene encoding uncharacterized protein FAM241A, whose translation MSAVTPPVNEQYGVHRRETEELPSETQRSWHPAQSVRGARQTPPHQQRHRDVSQTQAGPPRHPRWLHDDDPTTREPQLDDCERMGTLFGMLNKGLRKMGFSQMYFGDKIVEPVVIVFFWLLLWFLGIQALGLVGTLCIIIIYIQK comes from the exons ATGTCTGCTGTAACGCCACCTGTAAATGAGCAGTACGGTGTTCATCGGCGTGAAACTGAAGAGCTGCCATCAGAGACCCAGAGAAGCTGGCATCCTGCTCAGTCTGTTCGCGGTGCACGGCAGACACCTCCACACCAGCAGCGACACCGG GATGTCAGCCAAACCCAGGCTGGACCTCCCAGACATCCCAGATGGCTTCATGACGATGACCCCACTACTAGAGAGCCACAGCTGGATGACTGTGAGCGGATGGGAACTCTGTTTGGGATGCTCAACAAGGGTCTGCGGAAAATGGGCTTCAGCCAGATGTACTTTGGGGACAAGATAGTTGAGCCAGTagtgattgttttcttttggttgCTGCTCTGGTTCCTGGGAATCCAGGCCTTGGGACTGGTGGGAACTCTGTGCATCATTATCATCTACATCCAGAAGTAA